Genomic segment of Streptococcus australis:
TAACAGCCGTAGAAATCCCAGCTACTTTAGTACCACTTTCCCTTTGTTTTTTTAGCTTTAAATATTCCATATAGATGAATGTAGCTTCTTCCCTAGAGTATTGTCCAGTTTTTAGTTTGCGTTTAACTTCTTTATTCAACGTCGTTGTTGCAATCGCAAAAATCATTTTACTTCCTCCAAATATTCCCTCACTCTATCCTGCAACTGGGGTACAACCTTATCTGAGCCAAGAAACTCTTCAATGCTCATCAGTTTGTAGCCCTGCCCTTCATCACCAAAGACGATACTGTCAAACTGTTCCTGCCTTAACTTACCAACCAGAAAGACCGACTGCTTCCCCTCAAAAAGCATACTTGGGTAAACCTTTCTCCAAAGCAGGCAATCTTTAGTTAGGCGAACTCCTATCTCTTCAAAGACCTCTCTCTGAGCGCACCCGAAAGGACTTTCGTCCCCTTCACGGCCGCCACCTGGCAGTTCCCACATATTGGGCCACGGGATATTTTCCTTGTCATCACGCAAGATAGTTAAAATCCTATCGTCACAAAAGAGGGCAATTTTGCAACCTGTGAAATCAGAAAGTTCTATTTCCATATTAGACTCCTTCTGTTAATGCCTTTTCCAGCTCTGCTAGCCAGTTTTCATAGTAACATCGCTCATCCCGTAGCATTCGGCTGCTATTCATTTTCTGTCTAGCAATTTTTATAGCCTTGCGAGTTTGAGCTATATCTTTCTTTACCTTAAATTGATACCAGGCTTGAATCATCTGCACATCTGCCATTTTTAGAGATAAAAAGGATTTGACTCCTCGGATACTTGCATATTCTTCCGCTTTCTCATTATCCCCTTCCAGCAAGGCGATTTGAAGAAGGTATAGTTGGCAAAAAGTTTCAGACAGCGAGTGTTCTGTTCTCTCTAGTAAAGATTGAAATAGCTTTTTAGCTGTCTCTAAATGACTATCCAATATAAAAACCACTCCCTGAAGAGTTTGGATACTTTCT
This window contains:
- a CDS encoding NUDIX hydrolase, translated to MEIELSDFTGCKIALFCDDRILTILRDDKENIPWPNMWELPGGGREGDESPFGCAQREVFEEIGVRLTKDCLLWRKVYPSMLFEGKQSVFLVGKLRQEQFDSIVFGDEGQGYKLMSIEEFLGSDKVVPQLQDRVREYLEEVK